The Salvelinus fontinalis isolate EN_2023a chromosome 9, ASM2944872v1, whole genome shotgun sequence genome has a window encoding:
- the rassf9 gene encoding ras association domain-containing protein 9, giving the protein MAPFGKNFLKARLKNRAKDKDDKETVLGKEIQVSVCDEEKVVCGVTKHTTCADIVQALLDDHKTIPESKKFLHGDPKDFCLLERWKGFERALPPLTRILRLWNAWGDQRPFIQFTLVKANDFVPQAGCKKGVNLKGAKGAKRWEQGPAQYSQSLPVERQKRMVKKAFRKLEKIHKEKRVVGSSPGSEEIDRMVQLLIQQDHTIRHQIQRMRELDYEMERFEMELQGGQQDTELLHEGFSSLSPISFPHSHNQNLDSQPGVSEQELLQECVYTSDGVVQLEMQLLRHEELIAQLSQDIDVELTRAMLALPEVPDKDAQLQGATAGVTSDPDLSWEAAELERLQAELRLSLRTGVSLHIQTAQLEKELKGYESTLFSKDQDCWQLASQLSTLQVGDSVQETPGLGTMKCPAPCIVPQAVRLKHSLSPTDVTDTDSDTGISSTHSQDSLSPCLDMILPPLDTDV; this is encoded by the coding sequence AGCGAAGGACAAAGACGACAAGGAAACTGTGCTAGGAAAGGAGatccaggtgtctgtgtgtgatgaggagAAGGTGGTGTGCGGTGTCACCAAACACACCACGTGTGCTGACATAGTGCAGGCCTTGCTGGACGACCACAAGACCATCCCTGAGAGCAAGAAATTTCTGCACGGCGACCCTAAAGACTTCTGCCTGCTAGAGCGCTGGAAAGGCTTTGAGAGGGCTCTGCCCCCATTAACCCGCATCCTCAGGCTATGGAACGCCTGGGGAGACCAGCGACCATTCATCCAGTTCACCCTGGTCAAGGCCAACGATTTTGTACCCCAAGCAGGATGCAAGAAAGGGGTCAACTTGAAGGGGGCTAAGGGGGCTAAGAGATGGGAACAAGGCCCGGCCCAGTACTCCCAGTCACTGCCAGTGGAGAGGCAGAAACGGATGGTGAAGAAGGCCTTCAGGAAGCTGGAGAAGATCCATAAGGAGAAGAGGGTAGTGGGATCTtctccgggcagcgaggagataGACAGGATGGTTCAGCTGCTTATCCAACAGGACCACACCATCCGGCATCAGATCCAGAGGATGAGGGAGCTGGACTATGAGATGGAACGCTTTGAGATGGAGCTGCAGGGAGGACAACAGGATACAGAGCTTCTCCATGAGGGATTCTCCTCACTCTCCCCTATCTCCTTCCCCCACAGCCACAACCAGAACCTGGACAGCCAGCCAGGGGTTTCAGAGCAGGAGCTGTTGCAGGAGTGCGTGTATACTAGTGACGGTGTGGTCCAGTTGGAGATGCAGCTGCTCAGGCACGAGGAGCTTATAGCCCAGCTGTCCCAGGACATCGACGTAGAGCTGACGAGGGCCATGTTAGCGTTGCCGGAGGTCCCCGACAAGGATGCTCAGTTACAGGGGGCAACGGCAGGGGTAACTTCTGACCCAGACCTGTCCTGGGAGGCGGCAGAACTGGAGAGACTGCAGGCCGAACTGAGGCTTAGTCTGCGCACCGGCGTGTCCCTTCACATCCAAACGGCCCAGCTGGAGAAGGAGCTGAAGGGCTATGAATCCACACTGTTCTCCAAGGACCAGGATTGCTGGCAGCTGGCTTCCCAGCTGAGCACACTGCAGGTGGGGGACAGCGTGCAGGAAACGCCCGGGCTCGGGACTATGAAATGCCCAGCCCCATGCATTGTTCCACAGGCAGTGAGACTGAAACACAGCCTGTCCCCTACAGATGTTACAGACACAGACTCAGACACAGGGATCAGCTCCACACACAGTCAGGActcactgtctccctgtctgGACATGATCCTGCCACCGCTGGACACTGATGTCTGA